The Synergistaceae bacterium DNA segment CTCTGTTCCGTACATCATGCCGCACATTACGACCCGGCCTTCAGGTGAAATATTTGCAGAACTTCGAGAGAGCGGGCACAATAAAATTTTTTCGGGATTATATGACTCGTCGTAACATAAAATTTGATATTTATCGGGAGTTTCCCTATCAGCAGCAAAAAATGACGTGAAAAATATATCCATAGGCATATTATCTGAATAATATTGCGGAATATAATCAAGATATGTTTGGAACACGTCTTTAATGCCGATTGATTTATTATCGCTGTGAGTTGTCCATTCGCCTACATTAGAAGCATAAGCAGTCTTTATAGAACTTACACCGAGTGAAGCAAGATGATTGATTGTAGCTCGTAAAGTGTGCTTATTGCCGTTGTGAATGATCATATTTGCGTTTGTCGAGTTCGCCTAAAATTTTTTCATTCACAAGTGAGCCGTTAGAATATATGTGAGCGATTATTATTCCGTGTTCAGTGAGAGAGTCTGCTATTTCGAGAAAGTCATCACGTAATAAAGGCTCGCCCCCTGTTAAAGATACGCTCATTACTCCGCATTCTGAAAGCTGATCGATAATTTTCATGATATTTTCGTGCGGTGCTTGATAGGCGTTAATTTCTGGAGCTGACATATAGCAATGCCTGCACTTGTAATTACATTTGCCGGTTATTGCCCAGTGAGCTGAACTAATATAACGGGAAGGATATTTTTTGTATTGCTGATGAAGTGTTAAGCCCTGACCTTTTTTGCATTGTTCGATTATGCCGCTTGATTCGTATTTAGAGATTAATTTTTTCATGACATCAGGAATAAACGGCATTGACAAATCAATATTTCCGTCGCAGAGTTCGAGAGCCTGCATTTGTTTTGACGTGATGAAGACAGCCAGCCCCGTTTTTGTATTTACTACAGCATAGGGGAGCTTGTC contains these protein-coding regions:
- a CDS encoding radical SAM protein, with amino-acid sequence MYYRLKDDYILRGWDKLPYAVVNTKTGLAVFITSKQMQALELCDGNIDLSMPFIPDVMKKLISKYESSGIIEQCKKGQGLTLHQQYKKYPSRYISSAHWAITGKCNYKCRHCYMSAPEINAYQAPHENIMKIIDQLSECGVMSVSLTGGEPLLRDDFLEIADSLTEHGIIIAHIYSNGSLVNEKILGELDKRKYDHSQRQ
- a CDS encoding SPASM domain-containing protein, producing the protein MIIHNGNKHTLRATINHLASLGVSSIKTAYASNVGEWTTHSDNKSIGIKDVFQTYLDYIPQYYSDNMPMDIFFTSFFAADRETPDKYQILCYDESYNPEKILLCPLSRSSANISPEGRVVMCGMMYGTESEKIFPAMPETHFSECINYPEHMKLCDMRASDFLKANEECRTCKFTRHCYGGCRGPALIEQNNLMATNKDLCELFYGGWIKKIVDAVKQARPSAESPVKDSLMLQ